TAGATGTGACACGTCGTGTGGGGAGACCGGGCCGGGAAGCCAGTGATCTGATCCGACGTTGATGGCGTGCGGCAGTCGGGTTTGTTCCATATCCTCGCCAATGGCATACTTGAGCGGTTGCCTGTGGTCCACAGGTTCCTCCGCCGTGTCCTGTACATGTGCGAGCGATCCTGAGGTGGCCACGGAGAGGCACGGACCGCGCGCGTGAGGGTCGGTAATCCCACGCGCACAGAACTACTAGGTCTACAAGGAGACTAGAAGTGATTCAGCAGGAATCGCGTCTGAAGGTCGCCGATAACACCGGAGCCCGGGAAATCCTGGTCATCCGCGTGCTCGGCGGCTCCACCCGACGCTCCGGCGGCATCGGCGACGTCGTCGTCGCCACCGTCAAGGAAGCAGCCCCCGGTGGCGCCATCAAGTCCGGTGACATCGTCAAGGCCGTCATCGTGCGCACCAAGAAGGAGACCCGTCGTCCCGACGGCTCCTACATCAAGTTCGACGAGAACGCAGCCGTCCTGATCAAGGGCGTCGACAACAACGACCCGCGCGGCACCCGTATCTTCGGGCCGGTTGCCCGCGAGCTGCGTGACAAGCGCTTCATGCGCATCGTTTCTCTCGCTCCGGAGGTGCTGTAACCCATGAAGATCCGTAAGGGCGATACCGTCCTGGTCATCTCGGGCCCGGACAAGGGCGCCAAGGGCCGGGTCATTGAGGCCTACCCGCAGCGCGACAAGGTTCTTGTCGAGGGCGTCAACCGCATCAAGAAGCACGTCGTCAACTCCGCACCCGAGCGTGGCGCTGAGTCTGAGGGCATCGTCACCCAGGAGGCCCCCATCCACGTGTCCAACGTGATGGTCCTCGACGCTGACGGCGAGCCCACCCGCGTCGGCTACCGCTTCGATGAGGACGGCAAGAAGATCCGCATCTCCCGCCGCACCGGGAAGGACATCTGATGAGCGACAACTACACCCCCCGCCTCAAGACCCGCTACCGCGGCGAGATCCGGGAGACCCTGAACAACGAGTTCCAGTTCGACAACGTCATGCAGATCCCCGGCGTGACCAAGGTTGTCGTGAACATGGGTGTCGGCGAGGCAGCCCGCGACTCCAAGCTGATCAACGGTGCCATCAAGGACCTCACCCTGATCACCGGTCAGAAGCCGCAGATCCGCCAGGCCAAGAAGGCGATCTCGAACTTCAAGCTGCGTGAGGGCATGCCCATCGGTGCCCGCGTCACCCTGCGTGGCGACCGCATGTGGGAGTTCCTCGACCGCCTGCTGACCGTTGCCCTGCCCCGAATCCGCGACTTCCGCGGTCTCTCGGACCAGCAGTTCGATGGCAACGGCAACTACACCTTCGGTCTCAACGAGCAGTCCATGTTCTACGAGATCGACGTCGACTCCATCGACCGTCCCCGCGGTATGAACATCACCGTGGTGACCTCTGCGACCAACAACGATGAAGGCCGCGCGCTGCTGCGCGAGCTGGGCTTCCCGTTCAAGGCCGGCCAGAACGCCGAGAAGTAGTCTTCCGGCTGCGCCGAGATCCTCTCGGCGACACTGACGCCGTCCCACCCCGCTGCTCCAGCGGAGTGGGACGGCGTTTTCTGTGCTGGTCAAGACGGGTGTGCGAGCAGATGCTCAGCTGCCGCGGACAGTTCATTGCGGACCGCCGTAAGGTCCTCAGTTGACGCGGTGTCCAGCATCGTCACGATGGTCTGGTGGGCTTTCATCCGGTGTTCCCGGTCTTCGTCGTCCCATTCGCCGCTCACGTGCGCGGCGATCAGGTGTGCGTCGTCGTCCAGGAGGAGGGCAGCGTCCTGCGTCGTCGGTGCTGCGGTGGTCGTGGCGTCGATGTAGGTGCTGACGATGCCACGCAGTTGCGGGGGAATGGATTCGGAGGACATGGAGTCCAGTGTTGTGCTGTCGGTGGTGCGCCGCAACCCCGTGGACCCGGACCCGCCGTCACCCACCATCACCCGCCGATGGCGCTCATCGTGCGTTCCGGCTGGACGTATCCTTCGTCATTCAACGTGATCTCGTCCGACCCGTAGGCTCGGGGCTTGCCCCACATCGCCCGAGACCACTCCAGTGCCACGTCCTCGTCAGAGGCATTCCCGCGCAGCAGGCCCATCAGGTCGGTCTCCTCGTTCGAGAACAGGCAGCTGCGAATCTTGCCGTCCGCGGTGATGCGCGTGCGTGAGCATGCCGCACAGAATGATTCCGTCACCGAGGCGATGATTCCCACCGTGCCGAGCCTCGCGCCGTCGCGCCCGCAGACCTCCCACAGCTGTGCCGGGGCGGAACCTCGCGGTGCCGGGTCCTCGCGCAGGACGAACCGCTCGGACAGTGCCGACCGGATCTCCGCCCCGGAGACCAGGTTCTCCCGCGCCCACGACCGGTCGGCGTCCAACGGCATCTGTTCGATGAAACGCAGCTGGTAGCCGTGGTCCAGGCACCACTGCGCCAGATCGACCGCACCGTGGTCGTTGACCCCGCGCATCATCACCGCATTGACTTTCACCGGCTCCAGACCCGCGTCCTTCGCCGCCTTCAGCCCCGCCATCACCTGCGGGAGGCGGTCGCGCCGCGTCAGCGCGGTGAACGCCTCCCGGTCGACGGTGTCCAGGGAGACGTTCACCCGCGTCAGCCCGGCCTCCACCAGCTCGTCGATGCGCTTGTCCAGGCCGATGCCGTTCGTCGTGATCGAGATCGACACTTCCGGGTGCAGCGTGCGTACACCGCGGATGATGTCGGCCAGGTCCTTCCGTACCAACGGTTCGCCGCCGGTGAAGCGGATGTCCTTCACCCCGAGCACGCGCACACCGATGTCGGCGAGGCGGACGGCCTCGTCCGCGGTGAGCAGTTCGTCTTTCTTCAACCACGGCAGGCCCTCGGCCGGCATGCAGTAGGTGCAGCGCAGGTTGCACTTGTCGATCAGCGATATGCGCAGGTCGTCGGCGGTGCGTCCCCACCGGTCGGTGAGACGCAGCATGGTGGGCACAGTCGGCACAGTCGAAGCGGTCACCGGTTCACCTCCGTGGATTGACGTCGTTGCCTACCGGTCTACCCTGACACAGGGGGACGCCGCGAACCAGTGGCGTCCGGCAACTCCGAACGGCGGTCCGGCACAGCAGGTTGTCCCGGCGGTTCGTTCCGGGACGGCGGCGCCGGGTGGGGTAGTACGATTCCAGCGTAACTGTCATGTGCCTGCGTACCTTCTGAGAGCTGATCACCATGTCCGTCACCACCGGTCCCCACATCGGACGCCGCCGCCTCGGTGTCCTCCGGGCCTTCAGCGCTGCCGTCGCCGGCGCTGGCCTGCTGTTCGCCTCCGCGTGTTCCACCTCGGGTGAGTCCGACGAATCCGCCGACACCACCGACGGTGCCTCCGGCGGCACCGGAACGGTCGAGGTCTTCGCCGCGGCATCACTGAACAACGCCGGGGACGAGCTGGCAGAGGCCTTCGCCGAGGACAACGACGGCGCGGAGCTGGAGTTCAACTTCGCCGGTTCCTCCAAGCTGGTCCAGCAGATCGAGCAGGGTGCGGACGCCGATGTGTTCATCAGCGCCGATGAGGAGAACATGGACGCCGCCCTCGACCTGCCCGAGTTCGACGGTGCTGAACCGGAGGCCATCGCCACCAACCGTCTGGTGCTGGCGACCGCGCCGGGCAACCCGGCGGGCTTTGATTCCGTCGACGACCTGTCCACCACCGCCGACTTCCGTCTCGCCGTCTGCGCCGACGGTGTGCCCTGCGGCACCCTCGCCAACGACTATCTTGACGAGCGTGAGGACGGCGGCCACGGCCTCGGCCCGTCGACAGTCTCCGAGGAGGCGAATGTCTCCGACGTCTCCACGAAACTGGCCACCGGTGAGGCGGACGTCGGATTCATCTATTCCACGGACGCGAAGGCACTGCAGGAGAATTCCACCGACGGTGAGGTCGAGGTCTTCGACCTCGACGCTGTCGAACCCAACAAGTACCCCGCAGCCCTGACCACCGCGGGTGAGGACAATGACGCCGCCGCTGCCTTCCTCCAGTGGCTGACGTCCGACCGCGCCCGCGGCATCCTGGAGTCCTACGGCTTCGGTGCAGCGTAAACCCGTCACCGCTGTCCCCGCGGCCGTCGCGTGCATCGCGCTGGCCGCGGTTCTTCTGCTGGTCGGACCACTTCTCGCCCTGCTGCTGAACATCCCCTGGGACCGGGCGGTGGAACTGGTCACCGAGCCGGCGGCCGTGCAGTCGCTGACGCTGTCACTGAGCACCGCGGTGGCTGCCACCGTCCTGTGCATCGTCCTCGGCCTACCGTTGTCGATGTGGCTGGTGGAACTGATGCGCCGGCACCCCGGCAGGGGAGAAGCCGTCCAGCTGATCGTCTACGCGCCGCTGGTGCTCTCCCCGGTGGTCTCGGGCCTGGCCCTGGTGTTCTTTTGGGGACGCCGCGGCCTGCTCGGCAGTTGGCTCGAGAATGTCGGCGTCCACGTCGCCTACACCTCCCTTGCTGTGATCGTGGTGCAGGTGTTCGTCTCGCTGCCGTTCTTCGTGTCCACCACCGTCACCGCGCTGCGCGGTATCCCGGTGGCACTGTCCGAGGCTGCCGCGTTGGACGGCGCGTCCCGTTGGCAGACGGTCCGTCGCGTACTCGTCCCCGTCGCCTGGCCCGGCATCGCCGCCGGAACCGTGTTAAGTTTCGCCCGGGCACTGTCGGAGTACGGGGCGACGCTCACGTTCGCCGGTAACGTCGCCGGGGAGACCCGCACCATCCCGTTGCTCGTCGAACTCGGTCTCAGCGCCAATGACATGGACCGTGCTCTCGGTGCATGCATCATGCTCATCGGCATCTACGTGTTCGTCGTCGGAGGGATCGCCGTGGTGCGCCGGATGCAGAGGTAACTGAGGAAACAGAGGAAGCAGAGGAAGGGAGCCCACCGTGGCGTGTACACCTGAAGACCATCTTGCCGCTGTCCGCGCGCTGCTCGGGGAGCTGCCGGTCGAGCACGCCACGCCCGCCGACGCTGTGGGACGCCGCCTGGTGCAGGACGTCACGGCCGTCGAGGACTCTCCGCGCTTCGACAACTCCCAGATGGACGGCTATGCGCTCGGTGACGCGCACTTGGCCGGCGGCACCTTCCCTGTCGGCCCGACGATCCCTGCCGGGGCCGACCCCCGTGAGATCCTCGCCGGTCTGGCAGGGCCCGCGGCCGGGGTGGACGACCGGGTCATTCCGGTGATGACCGGCGCGCGCCTGCCTGCCAACACCGCCGCGGTCGTGCCGGTCGAGACATGTGAGCCGTCGGAGTTCCTCAACAGCGGCAACAGTGAACCGGCCACCGTCACCGTCCCCGCCGCACCGGCGGGGCAGTTCGTGCGCACCCGCGGCTCAGATATCCGCGCGGGGGCCGTCCTGCTGCCTGCCGGGCACCGCGTGAACCCGCGCACCGTCGGCGTCGCCGCGGCCCAGGGCATCACCGGACTTCCGGTGCGGCGTCGTGCACGCATCGTGGTGTGCACCGGCGGCGACGAGATCGGCAGCGCCGGAGACATCCCCGGTGCAGCATCCATCCGTGACGCCAACGGGCCGATGCTGGAGGCGCTGTGCACCGCCCACGGCATCACCGTCGCCGGAACGGTACGCACCAGTGACAACCCGGACGCCTTCCGTGCCTCGCTGGCCGACGCGGTCGATCGGGCACGTCCGGACGCGGTGGTGACCAGCGGTGGGATCAGCCACGGACGCTTCGAGGTGGTGCGCCAGGTGCTGCAGAGCGGTGCCGGTGTGGAGACAGGCTGGTTCGGCCACGTCGCCCAGCAACCCGGCGGGCCGCAGGGGTTGGCCCGCTTCCACGGTGTGCCCGTGGTGTGCCTGCCGGGGAATCCCGTGTCCACGGCGGTGAGCTTCCGGCTCTTCGCCGCTCCGGTCCTCGGGGAGGTGGACGCGACGGTCACCGGACGACTCACCGCGCCGGTGCAGGGCCTGGCCGGCCGCGACTGCTTCCTGCGGGCGAGGACGGAGGTCGGGGTTGACGACGGTGCCCACGGAGCCGTTGTCACCGTCACTCCCGTCGGCGGAACCGGATCGCACCTGCTGGCGCAGTCGGCGGAGGCGGACTGTCTGGCCCGCATCCCGGCGGGTGAGGACCTCGACCGGGGTGCCGTCGTGACCGTGTATCCGCTGTAGGTACCTTCCGTCCGGTGCGACCGGACACTTTATGAGTTTACGGACGGTGTGACCGGACACTCCCGGTCAGGTAGGGTCACAGCCATGCTGCTGTCCCAACTCGCCTACTTCGAGGCCCTCGCCCGGGAAGAACACTTCGGTCGCGCTGCAGAATCCTGCTACGTGTCCACGTCGACTCTGTCCGAGGCCATCCGCAAGCTCGAGGCCGAGGTAGGTTTCCCTCTGGTCAACCGGGGGAAGTCGACCTACCGTGGGTTGACCGGGGAGGGGCGGCTGGTCCTCGACTACGCCCGGCGCATCAACGCCGACCAACGCTCGCTGACCCAGGACCTCGCCTACCGGCGCGGTCACCTCGATGTCACCGTCCGCTTCGGGGCTATCCCGTCGGCCGCTGATCGCGCCGCGGAACTCCTCGGCCGGCTCGTCGACGCCAACCCGTCGGTCCGTGTCGACCTTGTCGCCGACCTCACCAGCGAAGATATCGTCTCCCGGGTGCTCAACCACGAACTCGACGCCGGGGTCATCCATCCTGGAGCCGCCCGCGGGCACACCCGCGTCGGACAGCAGGGCGCCGTCCGTCTCACCGCGCTGGGCTCCGTGCACTTCAGCGTCGTCGGACGACGTGCGACGATGGACCGCTTCGACGGCCACGTCACCGGAGCGGACCTCGAACACCTGCCCGTCGCACTGCTGGGGCGAAACATGCTGGCCCGGGAAGGCTTCGACCGTGCCATGGAGGATGTCGGAGCATCTGTGACCCCCGCCGTGGAGACCACCTCCGTCGGCTCGCTGCGTGCCTTGGCGGCGACGGGGAACTGGGTGGCGGTGGTCCCGTCCTCCGGCGCCGAGTCCGGCGACCTCGTCTCGCTGCCGTTGACTGCGCCGAAGGTCGACCTGGACGTAGCGCTGGTGAGGCTGGACACGCGTCCACGTTCGATGCTGATCGGTGCCCTTGACGAGGCTGCGCGCGCGTGAACGCACTGCACAGACTGTTCACTCCGGCGCAGCCGCGCATGCCGCTGGGTGGACTCGTCCTGTCCACCGTCGCCGTCGTCGTGGCGGTGGCACTGCTCAGCGGACTCAGTGAA
The genomic region above belongs to Corynebacterium glyciniphilum AJ 3170 and contains:
- the rplN gene encoding 50S ribosomal protein L14, with product MIQQESRLKVADNTGAREILVIRVLGGSTRRSGGIGDVVVATVKEAAPGGAIKSGDIVKAVIVRTKKETRRPDGSYIKFDENAAVLIKGVDNNDPRGTRIFGPVARELRDKRFMRIVSLAPEVL
- the rplX gene encoding 50S ribosomal protein L24; this translates as MKIRKGDTVLVISGPDKGAKGRVIEAYPQRDKVLVEGVNRIKKHVVNSAPERGAESEGIVTQEAPIHVSNVMVLDADGEPTRVGYRFDEDGKKIRISRRTGKDI
- the rplE gene encoding 50S ribosomal protein L5, encoding MSDNYTPRLKTRYRGEIRETLNNEFQFDNVMQIPGVTKVVVNMGVGEAARDSKLINGAIKDLTLITGQKPQIRQAKKAISNFKLREGMPIGARVTLRGDRMWEFLDRLLTVALPRIRDFRGLSDQQFDGNGNYTFGLNEQSMFYEIDVDSIDRPRGMNITVVTSATNNDEGRALLRELGFPFKAGQNAEK
- the moaA gene encoding GTP 3',8-cyclase MoaA, with protein sequence MLRLTDRWGRTADDLRISLIDKCNLRCTYCMPAEGLPWLKKDELLTADEAVRLADIGVRVLGVKDIRFTGGEPLVRKDLADIIRGVRTLHPEVSISITTNGIGLDKRIDELVEAGLTRVNVSLDTVDREAFTALTRRDRLPQVMAGLKAAKDAGLEPVKVNAVMMRGVNDHGAVDLAQWCLDHGYQLRFIEQMPLDADRSWARENLVSGAEIRSALSERFVLREDPAPRGSAPAQLWEVCGRDGARLGTVGIIASVTESFCAACSRTRITADGKIRSCLFSNEETDLMGLLRGNASDEDVALEWSRAMWGKPRAYGSDEITLNDEGYVQPERTMSAIGG
- the modA gene encoding molybdate ABC transporter substrate-binding protein — protein: MSVTTGPHIGRRRLGVLRAFSAAVAGAGLLFASACSTSGESDESADTTDGASGGTGTVEVFAAASLNNAGDELAEAFAEDNDGAELEFNFAGSSKLVQQIEQGADADVFISADEENMDAALDLPEFDGAEPEAIATNRLVLATAPGNPAGFDSVDDLSTTADFRLAVCADGVPCGTLANDYLDEREDGGHGLGPSTVSEEANVSDVSTKLATGEADVGFIYSTDAKALQENSTDGEVEVFDLDAVEPNKYPAALTTAGEDNDAAAAFLQWLTSDRARGILESYGFGAA
- a CDS encoding molybdate ABC transporter permease subunit; protein product: MQRKPVTAVPAAVACIALAAVLLLVGPLLALLLNIPWDRAVELVTEPAAVQSLTLSLSTAVAATVLCIVLGLPLSMWLVELMRRHPGRGEAVQLIVYAPLVLSPVVSGLALVFFWGRRGLLGSWLENVGVHVAYTSLAVIVVQVFVSLPFFVSTTVTALRGIPVALSEAAALDGASRWQTVRRVLVPVAWPGIAAGTVLSFARALSEYGATLTFAGNVAGETRTIPLLVELGLSANDMDRALGACIMLIGIYVFVVGGIAVVRRMQR
- a CDS encoding molybdopterin molybdotransferase MoeA, yielding MACTPEDHLAAVRALLGELPVEHATPADAVGRRLVQDVTAVEDSPRFDNSQMDGYALGDAHLAGGTFPVGPTIPAGADPREILAGLAGPAAGVDDRVIPVMTGARLPANTAAVVPVETCEPSEFLNSGNSEPATVTVPAAPAGQFVRTRGSDIRAGAVLLPAGHRVNPRTVGVAAAQGITGLPVRRRARIVVCTGGDEIGSAGDIPGAASIRDANGPMLEALCTAHGITVAGTVRTSDNPDAFRASLADAVDRARPDAVVTSGGISHGRFEVVRQVLQSGAGVETGWFGHVAQQPGGPQGLARFHGVPVVCLPGNPVSTAVSFRLFAAPVLGEVDATVTGRLTAPVQGLAGRDCFLRARTEVGVDDGAHGAVVTVTPVGGTGSHLLAQSAEADCLARIPAGEDLDRGAVVTVYPL
- a CDS encoding LysR family transcriptional regulator codes for the protein MLLSQLAYFEALAREEHFGRAAESCYVSTSTLSEAIRKLEAEVGFPLVNRGKSTYRGLTGEGRLVLDYARRINADQRSLTQDLAYRRGHLDVTVRFGAIPSAADRAAELLGRLVDANPSVRVDLVADLTSEDIVSRVLNHELDAGVIHPGAARGHTRVGQQGAVRLTALGSVHFSVVGRRATMDRFDGHVTGADLEHLPVALLGRNMLAREGFDRAMEDVGASVTPAVETTSVGSLRALAATGNWVAVVPSSGAESGDLVSLPLTAPKVDLDVALVRLDTRPRSMLIGALDEAARA